A window of the Juglans microcarpa x Juglans regia isolate MS1-56 chromosome 5D, Jm3101_v1.0, whole genome shotgun sequence genome harbors these coding sequences:
- the LOC121266467 gene encoding aldehyde oxidase GLOX-like has product MDSLLLQWVRFVFIFTSALCSVFAWPNDLPGSWELLVADAGIASMHTAVTHHNTVVLLDRANIGPSHILLPRGHCRFDRHDAALKHDCYAHSVVLDLQTNRIRPLMILTDTWCSSGQFLPDGTLLSTGGDMDGFKKIRMFKPCKADGFCDWDELKDVELADGRWYATNQILPDGSVIIVGGRATNTIEYFPPRKGAVFLPFLADVEDKQMDNLYPYVHLLPSGHIFIFANDRAVLYDHDIDKIVRDFPPLPGGPRNYPSAGSSVMLALQGDYSMAVIVVCGGAHFGAFLQKSTEAPAHGSCGRIVATEPRPVWQMEDMPFGRIMGDMVMLPTGEVLIINGAQAGSQGFEMATNPCLHPVLYRPDQPVGLRFMTLNPGIVPRMYHSTANLLPDGRVLLAGSNPHYLYRFKAKFPTELRIEAFSPEYLSADRANLRPEIHGIPETIRYGEIFEVSVSVPLPVVGIVEVNFGSAPFATHSFSQGQRLVKLAVTSAVPNGNLYKIGCTAPPNGMVAPPGYYMAFAVNQGVPSIACWVQLVD; this is encoded by the coding sequence atGGATTCTCTTCTTTTGCAATGGGTTCGCTTCGTCTTCATATTTACGAGTGCGCTGTGCAGTGTATTCGCATGGCCGAACGACCTCCCCGGCTCGTGGGAGCTCCTGGTGGCCGACGCCGGCATTGCCTCCATGCATACTGCCGTCACACATCACAACACCGTGGTCCTTCTCGATCGAGCCAACATCGGCCCCTCCCACATACTCCTCCCCCGGGGCCATTGTCGGTTTGATCGCCACGACGCAGCTCTCAAACACGACTGCTACGCCCACTCCGTCGTCCTCGACCTACAAACCAACAGAATTCGTCCCTTGATGATCCTCACCGACACTTGGTGCTCCTCAGGCCAGTTCCTCCCGGACGGTACACTGTTATCGACGGGTGGAGACATGGACGGGTTTAAGAAGATCCGAATGTTCAAACCGTGCAAGGCAGACGGGTTCTGCGACTGGGACGAGCTAAAAGACGTAGAATTGGCGGATGGGCGGTGGTACGCGACGAACCAGATACTACCGGACGGTTCGGTGATAATTGTCGGTGGGAGAGCGACGAACACGATCGAGTATTTTCCGCCGAGAAAAGGAGCCGTTTTTTTGCCATTCCTTGCGGACGTAGAGGATAAGCAGATGGACAATCTGTACCCTTATGTCCATCTACTTCCCAGCGGTCACATTTTCATCTTCGCTAACGACAGGGCGGTCTTGTATGATCACGACATTGACAAAATTGTCAGAGATTTTCCACCGTTGCCCGGTGGCCCACGGAACTACCCATCAGCAGGCTCATCAGTGATGCTGGCCCTCCAAGGGGATTACTCGATGGCTGTGATTGTGGTGTGCGGTGGTGCACATTTCGGTGCGTTTCTCCAGAAGAGTACGGAAGCCCCGGCTCACGGTAGCTGCGGCCGCATTGTGGCGACTGAGCCCCGCCCCGTTTGGCAAATGGAAGATATGCCATTCGGGCGGATAATGGGGGACATGGTTATGCTCCCCACCGGTGAGGTTTTGATTATCAATGGAGCTCAGGCAGGGTCTCAAGGGTTCGAGATGGCCACCAACCCTTGTCTTCACCCGGTTCTTTACCGCCCCGATCAACCCGTCGGGTTACGCTTCATGACGTTGAACCCGGGAATCGTTCCCAGAATGTACCACTCCACAGCGAACCTGTTACCGGACGGGAGGGTTTTACTTGCGGGAAGCAATCCGCATTACTTGTACAGATTCAAAGCCAAATTTCCGACGGAATTACGAATTGAAGCATTTTCGCCGGAATACTTGTCGGCGGACCGCGCCAATCTCCGACCGGAGATCCATGGAATTCCCGAAACGATACGTTACGGGGAGATTTTCGAAGTCTCGGTGTCGGTTCCGTTGCCGGTGGTGGGGATAGTGGAGGTAAATTTCGGAAGCGCACCTTTTGCAACGCATTCATTTTCTCAGGGTCAAAGGCTGGTGAAATTAGCCGTTACAAGCGCGGTTCCTAACGGTAACCTTTATAAAATTGGGTGCACGGCGCCGCCAAATGGGATGGTTGCTCCGCCGGGTTATTACATGGCCTTCGCCGTCAACCAAGGCGTGCCAAGCATCGCTTGCTGGGTACAGCTTGTtgactaa
- the LOC121266214 gene encoding protein NRT1/ PTR FAMILY 5.6-like, with amino-acid sequence MEEISKQGAGQPRDQTDQEKLLVYDSSVDHKGKVPLRASTGVWKASRFIIAIEFSERLSYFGIATSLILYLSKVIHQDLETAAKNVNYWSGVTTLMPLLGGFIADAYLGRFSTVLVSTIIYLMGLILLTLSWFMPGLKACETDMCIKPRKVHEVAFFLAIYMISVGTGGHKPSLESFGADQFDDDHTEERRQKMTYFNWWNFALCAGVLLGVTVIVYVQDHVNWGASYIILTVVMAVSLVIFVIGRPFYRYRHSTGSPLTPLLQVLVAAIRKRNLPYPSSLAQLFEVPKAEKTKGRFLCHTNKLKFLDKAAVLEDKDNPAEKQSPWKLATVTKVEELKLVLNMIPIWLATLPFGICIAQGTTFFIKQGAILNRKIGNGFELPPASIYAVAAIGMIVSVTIYEKILVPTLRKATGNERGITILQRIGIGMLFSILVMVVAALVEKKRLGVVENDPRKSSLSMSVFWLVPQFLILGIGDGFALVGLQEYFYEQVPDSMRSLGIAFYLSVIGAANFVSSWLITIVGRLTKKDGHGWFGKDLNTSRLDKFYWLLAGISAVNMLFFVFLARRYSYKNVQRVAVADCNIEGDDDAMV; translated from the exons ATGGAGGAGATCAGTAAGCAGGGAGCAGGTCAACCAAGAGATCAGACTGACCAGGAGAAATTATTGGTTTATGATTCATCTGTGGATCATAAAGGAAAAGTGCCTCTTCGGGCTTCCACTGGTGTTTGGAAGGCCTCCAGGTTTATTATTG CAATCGAGTTCAGTGAGAGATTGAGTTACTTTGGAATTGCAACCAGCTTGATCCTTTACCTCAGCAAAGTAATTCATCAAGACCTAGAGACAGCAGCCAAGAACGTGAACTACTGGTCTGGTGTTACTACTTTGATGCCACTGTTGGGAGGGTTCATAGCTGATGCTTACTTAGGCCGATTCTCGACAGTGCTCGTGTCAACCATCATCTATCTCATG GGTCTGATCCTCCTGACGTTGTCTTGGTTCATGCCAGGCTTAAAGGCTTGTGAGACTGATATGTGCATAAAGCCTAGGAAGGTTCACGAGGTGGCTTTTTTCCTTGCCATTTACATGATCTCAGTTGGAACTGGAGGGCATAAACCCTCTTTGGAGAGCTTTGGAGCGGACCAGTTCGATGATGATCACACTGAAGAAAGAAGACAGAAGATGACGTACTTCAACTGGTGGAACTTTGCCCTTTGTGCTGGAGTTCTACTTGGTGTGACTGTGATTGTGTACGTGCAAGACCATGTGAACTGGGGTGCTTCATATATCATACTCACGGTAGTCATGGCAGTGTCGTTGGTTATATTCGTCATAGGAAGGCCATTTTATCGTTACAGACATTCAACAGGAAGCCCCTTGACGCCATTGTTGCAAGTTCTTGTAGCAGCCATACGCAAGAGAAATCTTCCTTATCCTTCCAGTCTTGCTCAATTGTTTGAAGTTCCCAAGGCCGAGAAAACCAAAGGGAGATTCCTGTGTCACACAAACAAACTCAA ATTTCTTGACAAAGCAGCTGTTCTTGAAGACAAGGATAATCCAGCTGAGAAGCAGAGCCCTTGGAAACTTGCGACCGTGACAAAGGTTGAGGAGTTGAAGCTAGTTCTGAACATGATCCCCATATGGCTCGCTACTTTGCCATTTGGAATTTGTATAGCACAAGGCACCACCTTTTTTATCAAACAAGGTGCTATACTAAACCGAAAGATTGGAAATGGTTTTGAGCTACCCCCGGCCTCAATTTACGCCGTTGCTGCCATTGGAATGATTGTCTCTGTCACTATCTACGAGAAAATCCTCGTTCCCACTCTAAGAAAGGCAACAGGAAACGAGCGAGGCATCACTATCCTACAGAGGATTGGCATTGGAATGCTATTCTCCATTCTTGTAATGGTAGTTGCAGCTCTTGTTGAGAAGAAAAGGCTAGGCGTAGTGGAGAATGACCCCAGAAAGAGTTCACTTTCCATGAGTGTTTTCTGGTTGGTTCCCCAATTTCTCATCCTCGGTATTGGAGATGGATTTGCTCTAGTGGGCTTGCAGGAGtatttttatgaacaagtcCCAGACTCTATGAGGAGCTTAGGCATTGCATTTTACCTAAGTGTGATAGGAGCTGCAAACTTCGTGAGTAGTTGGTTGATAACCATTGTTGGACGTTTAACCAAGAAGGATGGACACGGTTGGTTTGGTAAAGATTTGAATACTAGCCGTTTGGACAAATTCTATTGGCTGTTGGCTGGAATTTCTGCTGTGAACATGCTCTTTTTTGTGTTCTTGGCTCGAAGGTATTCTTACAAAAATGTGCAGAGGGTGGCTGTGGCAGACTGCAATATTGAAGGCGATGATGATGCCATGGTATAG